The region TGATGCCATAAGTGGCAAAAATAGCGTATTTTATAAATTCCTCTTCTCTAAAAGTCGCTTGATCTTTTTGTTTTTTTGTGTCGTTTGGATCATAATCACTAGCAAAAGCGCCAGTTCCTTTGACATGCTCTACTTCGACCTTGTTTAGGGATTTGCTTAGTCTAAACTGCACTGGCCCAGTAAATTGAACGCCTGCGGTTTTTATCTCTTTGTCTTGCTTCATCTCGTCTTTATCTGAAATAGGCAAAACTCCGCCAAATGCGCGGATATCTATAAATTTAGACAAAATTTCTCTTTGCAGTTCGCTTTTGTTTTGCTTTATATTTATACTTTGTCTGATCGCAGTTTTAGCGTCTAGTAGGGCGTCTTCTATCCTATACTCCTTTATAAAAATCGACGCCTCATCTTTTTTCATGATCTCATCTCTAATAGTTCTTTTTATACGCACGTCCGTCACCTCGGCTACGCCAGTTTCATCATCTCGCCTAGGAGCGTTGTCCTTTAGCATGTCGCCGTTTGGGTTCCAGTTCTCTCCGTCCCATAAAAAAAGTATCTCTTTTTTTTGCATCTTATTCTCCTTATTTTGTTTTTTCTTTTATAAATTTACGATAGTCGCTTCCGCCCATAGCAAAGGCAAGCGTAGTATGCGAGGTTTTTACTATCTTTCTCTCCTTAGAAAAGACCTGCGGTAAAATTTCGATCAAACACTCTTTTATGTTTTCAATGTTAGAATTTGGCTTGCCAGAAGCGGCCTTAAGTTTTCTAATCATCTCATCGCACTTGGTCCAAATTCGCTCCAAATTTTCCATACTTATCGATCCGCAGTCGTTGAGCCAGTTGCTAAAAGATACGCCACCGTTCACGCCAAGCTGCCAGTTTATCAGGGCTGCACTTAGCATGCCGAGTAAATAAGCGCTAATGAGCGCATCGTTTTGATTTAAAAACTCGCTATTTTTGATTAGCTCTTTGATCAGTTCTTTTTTATCGGTTAAATTTTCCAAATCGCACTCCTTTTGAAAGACTAGTTTTTTGTTTAAGACATCGGTCTCATTAAAGAAATTTTGATATTTTGCAATATTTTCAAACTTTCTTTCTTTATAAAAATCGTTAAAGTATTTGCTCCATTCTAACTTTTTTGCGTAACTTTTATTGACACTACCATAATAAATCAGATCGCTATATCTTTCAATCATAATCTCTAAATCAAATTTATTTCTTGATAGCAAAAAGCTCATCACGCTAAGCCTGCTTTCAAATAAATTTTGCAGATAAATCGTCTCATCTGTGCCACTATTTTTTTCATAGAAGGCTTTTATGTTAAAACGGCTCATTAAATTTGAGATGTAAGAGATAAAAGATGGTAAAACATCGTCTATCGCAAGCTTTAAATCGATAGCAGCGTTGCTTTGCGTGTAAAATAAAATCGTATTTAAAACAGGTAAAATTTCCTGCTTTTTGGCTGTTGTCTCGAGATAATAATCTATGCTAAATTTTATAGCTTCCTCGGCGATTTCAATATTTTTTATGTCGCTCTTTGAAGTTTCTTCAAGTATTTTTACAATCTCTTCTAAATTTACTGAGCTACTCAAAATAGTCGGTAAAATCGCCATTTTCATACCATAAAAATTATGCGATAGCTTATCTTTTATCGCTTTAAAGCCATTTTCTACCTTTTTTGCGCTATTGGCGCTCAGTGGCAGGAGCTTTGATTTGATAAATTGCATATTAGCAGGCATCTCATTTACTGAGCAAAACGCTAAATTTGCATCACCGCCGATACCCTTTTCATTTGTCAAGATATCGTATCCGTAAGATGATTTTTGCTCTTTTACACTGATATGATTTTCAAAAATTTGCTTAAAATATGCAGAAACTGGTTTGCCATTATATGAGAGCGAGAAAAAAGTAGCGACTTTTTTGCCTTTTTCGTTTTTTAGCTCATCAAGACCTTTGATCTCATCTATAATACCAACAAAATACTCTTCGTTTATGCTTGATAGTATGGATAAAATAGCGTCTTTTTCTATAATGCTTGGCTCAAAAAAGGAGAGCAAATTTGAAATAGATTTCAAAATGCCTCTTATAAATTTAGCTTCGTCTTTATTTACTTCTTTGGATAAAAATTGAGAATTTGGGAAAAGATTGCCAGAATTTGCTCCAACGCCAAATCTACATATTATTAGGTCGTCTTTGCTTATGTTTAAATTTGGCTCGATCTGCTTGGTCGCTATGTCGCAAAGATAGACTTTGATCTTGTCGTATTTATGAGCGCCATTTTTGAGCTTAAGCTCTTCTTTTTCATATACCTCGCCTATGTCAGCAAGAATTTTAACTATATCAGCCAAAATATGCTCCTTAAACTAAGTAAGCATTACTTTACTCCAAATATTTTTAAAAGTCAAGTTATCATATTTTATACAAAGATATTTTGATCTATTGTCTATTTTGTTGTACAATAATCCAAGAAAAGCAAGCCAAATAGTAGTCTCCTTGTAGGATTTGAAATTCATATTTTATTCAACTTGCTTTTCTTCTACCACTTCTAAAAACCCGAGTCCGCAGTTCATACATCCACTACCAACTCCCACAT is a window of Campylobacter concisus DNA encoding:
- the cas7b gene encoding type I-B CRISPR-associated protein Cas7/Csh2 encodes the protein MQKKEILFLWDGENWNPNGDMLKDNAPRRDDETGVAEVTDVRIKRTIRDEIMKKDEASIFIKEYRIEDALLDAKTAIRQSINIKQNKSELQREILSKFIDIRAFGGVLPISDKDEMKQDKEIKTAGVQFTGPVQFRLSKSLNKVEVEHVKGTGAFASDYDPNDTKKQKDQATFREEEFIKYAIFATYGIIDNYNAAKTGFNEADEAKILKALWHGTKNLTTRSKIGQTPRFMLIITYKDDTFAGDLNNSISLKSEKEDRVIRSINEYTIDFTNLKSKLARYAANIEKIEYMSDYDFETINKENFDSSWKKIEA
- a CDS encoding TM1802 family CRISPR-associated protein produces the protein MADIVKILADIGEVYEKEELKLKNGAHKYDKIKVYLCDIATKQIEPNLNISKDDLIICRFGVGANSGNLFPNSQFLSKEVNKDEAKFIRGILKSISNLLSFFEPSIIEKDAILSILSSINEEYFVGIIDEIKGLDELKNEKGKKVATFFSLSYNGKPVSAYFKQIFENHISVKEQKSSYGYDILTNEKGIGGDANLAFCSVNEMPANMQFIKSKLLPLSANSAKKVENGFKAIKDKLSHNFYGMKMAILPTILSSSVNLEEIVKILEETSKSDIKNIEIAEEAIKFSIDYYLETTAKKQEILPVLNTILFYTQSNAAIDLKLAIDDVLPSFISYISNLMSRFNIKAFYEKNSGTDETIYLQNLFESRLSVMSFLLSRNKFDLEIMIERYSDLIYYGSVNKSYAKKLEWSKYFNDFYKERKFENIAKYQNFFNETDVLNKKLVFQKECDLENLTDKKELIKELIKNSEFLNQNDALISAYLLGMLSAALINWQLGVNGGVSFSNWLNDCGSISMENLERIWTKCDEMIRKLKAASGKPNSNIENIKECLIEILPQVFSKERKIVKTSHTTLAFAMGGSDYRKFIKEKTK